The following proteins are encoded in a genomic region of Nicoliella spurrieriana:
- a CDS encoding RluA family pseudouridine synthase translates to MNWQYHLVANRPGTVRELLSNQLLIPKHLIYRLRTDKRVTVNHRYLPMNFQVAVGDQIQISFEPDDFNSVQPPLSDCTDGVQVLFETNDVIVVNKHRGDKTHPNQPGERGATINHVAAYLAPAHQQPYIIHRLDQQTSGAIIFGKNPAVVPILTRLISEKRIKRSYLAWVSGTGMRSSGTIDLPIGIDPNDQRKRMVNGPHSLNAITHYQVIRTSHHMTLLKIELSTGRTHQIRVHLAAIGHPLVGDPLYNPTPGNALQLHSYQLDLIQPFTMEHHLITAPLPTDFYM, encoded by the coding sequence GTGAACTGGCAATACCATCTCGTTGCAAACCGCCCCGGAACCGTGCGGGAACTACTTAGCAACCAGCTATTAATTCCAAAACACCTCATTTACAGACTCCGTACGGATAAGCGGGTCACCGTCAATCACCGCTACCTCCCGATGAATTTTCAAGTTGCTGTCGGAGATCAGATTCAAATCAGCTTTGAACCCGATGACTTTAATTCAGTCCAGCCCCCGCTCTCAGATTGTACCGACGGCGTCCAAGTTCTATTCGAAACTAACGATGTTATCGTCGTAAATAAGCACCGTGGGGATAAAACGCATCCTAATCAACCGGGAGAACGGGGCGCTACGATCAACCACGTAGCAGCATACCTAGCACCTGCCCATCAACAACCATATATTATTCACAGGCTCGATCAACAAACCTCTGGTGCCATCATCTTTGGTAAAAATCCAGCGGTGGTGCCGATCCTAACCCGGCTCATCAGTGAGAAACGCATTAAACGTTCCTACCTAGCGTGGGTATCAGGAACCGGAATGCGTTCATCGGGAACGATTGACCTCCCAATTGGCATTGATCCCAATGATCAACGGAAGCGCATGGTCAACGGTCCCCATTCATTGAATGCAATCACACACTACCAAGTCATTCGGACGAGTCATCATATGACCCTCCTTAAAATCGAACTAAGCACCGGTCGCACCCATCAAATTCGGGTTCACTTAGCAGCAATTGGCCATCCACTCGTTGGTGATCCCCTTTATAATCCGACTCCAGGGAACGCGCTCCAGCTGCATTCCTACCAACTAGATTTAATTCAACCATTTACAATGGAGCACCACCTCATTACCGCCCCACTACCAACTGATTTTTATATGTAA
- a CDS encoding phosphoketolase family protein, protein MAENFDSKEYLEEVDKYWRAANYLSVGQLYLRANPLLKKPLTSDDVKVKPIGHWGTITSQTFIYAHLNRAIKKYNLNMFYIEGSGHGGQVMVSNSYLDGSYSEIYPNISQDEKGMAKLFKQFSFPGGVASHAAPETPGSIHEGGELGYSLSHGVGAILDNPDVIAATEIGDGEFETGPLAAGWFSSKFINPITDGAVLPIINLNGFKISNPTLLNRMSDEDIADYFKGLGWKASFVENGNDFDDHMAYHEKMAKTLDAAIEDIKAIQKHARENETPDNVKEPIWPVIVVRTPKGWTGPKKNLEGEPIENSFRAHQVPIDISANKMDHADLLVDWLKSYKPEDFLNDDGTIKQEVIDMAPKGDQRMAMNPITNGGLKPEPLKLPDYRDFAVDIAAEGHGKPVAQDMVVWSNWLGEVIKLNPTNFRAFGPDESMSNRLYGVFENTNRQWMEDIEEPNDAYMANHGQLIDSQLSEHQAEGWLEGYVLTGRHGFFATYESFGRVVDSMLTQHFKWLRKAAEQPWRKQYPSLNFVDTSTVFQQDHNGYTHQDPGMLTHLAEKKPEFIREYLPADANTLLAVGDVAFRSYEKINLIVTSKHPRPQWFSIEEATNLVKDGLGYVDWASTDQGQEPDVVIAAAGTEPTWEALAAVSLLHDEFPEMKIRFINVVDILRLRTPENDPRGLSDAKFDQLFTTDKPVVFAFHGFEDMIKGFFFDRHNHNVHVHGYRENGDITTPFDMRVLNQLDRFDLAIEVVNDVPEYAVKGQSFVRRMEDMVAKHNAYIRDEGTDLPEVNEWQWKPLK, encoded by the coding sequence ATGGCAGAAAATTTCGATTCCAAAGAATATTTGGAAGAAGTTGACAAGTACTGGCGTGCTGCTAACTACTTATCAGTAGGTCAACTTTACTTGCGTGCCAATCCATTATTAAAGAAGCCTTTGACTTCTGATGATGTTAAAGTTAAGCCAATCGGACATTGGGGTACTATTACTTCCCAAACTTTCATTTACGCACATTTAAACCGTGCAATTAAGAAGTACAACCTTAACATGTTCTACATCGAAGGTTCCGGTCATGGTGGCCAAGTAATGGTCTCCAACTCATACCTTGATGGTAGTTACTCAGAAATCTACCCTAACATCTCACAAGATGAAAAGGGTATGGCTAAATTGTTCAAGCAATTCTCATTCCCAGGTGGGGTTGCTTCACATGCTGCTCCTGAAACTCCAGGTTCAATCCATGAAGGTGGAGAACTTGGTTACTCACTTTCACACGGTGTTGGTGCAATTCTTGATAACCCAGACGTTATCGCTGCTACTGAAATCGGTGATGGTGAATTCGAAACTGGTCCATTAGCTGCAGGTTGGTTCTCAAGCAAGTTCATCAACCCAATCACTGATGGTGCCGTTTTACCAATCATTAACTTAAACGGGTTCAAGATTTCTAACCCTACTTTATTAAACCGGATGAGCGACGAAGATATTGCTGATTACTTCAAGGGTCTTGGCTGGAAGGCTTCCTTTGTTGAAAACGGTAACGACTTCGACGATCACATGGCATACCACGAAAAGATGGCTAAGACTCTTGATGCTGCTATCGAAGATATCAAGGCTATCCAAAAGCATGCTCGTGAAAACGAAACTCCTGACAACGTTAAGGAACCAATTTGGCCAGTTATCGTTGTTCGGACTCCAAAGGGTTGGACTGGTCCTAAGAAGAACCTTGAAGGTGAACCAATCGAAAACTCATTCCGTGCTCACCAAGTTCCAATCGACATCTCCGCTAACAAGATGGACCATGCTGACTTATTAGTTGACTGGTTGAAGTCATACAAGCCAGAAGACTTCTTAAACGATGATGGTACTATCAAGCAAGAAGTTATCGACATGGCACCTAAGGGTGACCAAAGAATGGCTATGAACCCAATCACTAATGGTGGTCTTAAGCCAGAACCATTGAAGTTACCAGACTACCGCGACTTTGCTGTTGATATTGCAGCTGAAGGTCACGGAAAGCCAGTTGCTCAAGATATGGTTGTATGGTCAAACTGGTTAGGTGAAGTTATTAAGTTAAACCCTACTAACTTCCGTGCATTTGGTCCTGATGAATCAATGTCAAACCGTCTTTACGGTGTGTTCGAAAACACTAACCGTCAATGGATGGAAGACATCGAAGAACCAAACGATGCTTACATGGCTAACCACGGTCAATTAATTGACTCACAATTATCAGAACACCAAGCTGAAGGTTGGTTAGAAGGTTACGTTCTAACTGGTCGTCACGGTTTCTTCGCAACTTACGAATCATTCGGTCGGGTTGTTGACTCAATGTTAACTCAACACTTCAAGTGGTTACGTAAGGCTGCTGAACAACCATGGCGTAAGCAATACCCATCATTGAACTTCGTTGATACTTCCACTGTATTCCAACAAGATCACAATGGTTACACTCACCAAGATCCAGGGATGCTTACTCACTTGGCTGAAAAGAAGCCTGAATTTATTCGTGAATACTTGCCAGCCGATGCTAATACTTTATTAGCTGTTGGTGATGTTGCATTCAGAAGTTACGAAAAGATTAACTTAATCGTTACTTCCAAGCACCCACGTCCACAATGGTTCTCAATCGAAGAAGCTACCAACCTTGTTAAGGATGGTTTAGGTTACGTCGACTGGGCATCTACTGACCAAGGTCAAGAACCTGACGTAGTTATTGCTGCTGCTGGTACTGAACCTACTTGGGAAGCTTTAGCTGCAGTTTCATTACTACACGATGAATTCCCAGAAATGAAGATTCGTTTTATCAACGTTGTTGATATCTTAAGACTTCGTACTCCAGAAAACGACCCTCGTGGTTTAAGTGACGCTAAGTTCGATCAATTATTCACTACTGACAAGCCAGTTGTATTTGCATTCCACGGCTTCGAAGACATGATTAAAGGATTCTTCTTTGACCGTCATAACCACAACGTCCACGTTCATGGTTACCGTGAAAATGGTGATATTACTACTCCATTTGACATGCGTGTTCTTAACCAACTTGACCGTTTCGATCTTGCAATCGAAGTTGTTAACGATGTTCCAGAATATGCTGTTAAGGGTCAATCATTCGTTCGTCGGATGGAAGACATGGTTGCTAAGCATAACGCTTACATTCGTGACGAAGGTACTGATTTACCAGAAGTTAACGAATGGCAATGGAAGCCTTTAAAGTAA
- a CDS encoding GntR family transcriptional regulator, whose amino-acid sequence MADLVYHKVMQDLKARISRDEFPNNRLPDERSLSEAYGVSRSSIKRALALLADQGIIFKKRGSGTFVNPLYMKSKTIFHYDGSNIGITDSMESKGRTPQIKLLDLRVIPASKELQQDLFLSEDDFVYEIKRLRSFGDQPFMIETGYIPIQITPKLTKQVVAGSIFNYLEREIGKTVTRSFMSIMAEPSTKEDQQLLGLKPTEPVGIMEGIFFLDDGTPFEVSNMRLHYQYLKYNTFVQIN is encoded by the coding sequence ATGGCAGATTTAGTTTATCATAAAGTGATGCAGGATTTGAAAGCACGAATTAGTCGGGATGAGTTCCCCAACAACCGGCTCCCAGATGAGCGGTCGTTAAGTGAAGCATACGGAGTTAGTAGAAGTTCGATCAAGCGTGCGTTAGCCCTTTTGGCTGATCAGGGGATTATCTTTAAAAAACGGGGTTCTGGGACGTTCGTAAACCCGCTATATATGAAGTCCAAGACGATTTTTCATTATGATGGCTCTAATATCGGCATTACCGATAGCATGGAGAGTAAGGGGAGGACCCCCCAAATCAAATTATTGGATCTTCGGGTCATTCCGGCTAGCAAAGAGCTTCAGCAGGATTTATTTTTGAGCGAAGATGACTTTGTCTATGAAATTAAGCGGCTGCGGTCGTTCGGTGATCAGCCGTTTATGATTGAGACCGGCTACATCCCAATTCAAATCACCCCTAAACTAACTAAACAGGTGGTTGCAGGATCGATTTTCAACTATTTGGAAAGAGAAATTGGCAAGACCGTGACCCGCTCGTTCATGTCGATCATGGCAGAACCATCGACGAAAGAAGATCAACAGCTATTGGGGTTGAAACCTACCGAACCAGTCGGCATCATGGAAGGGATTTTCTTCCTTGATGATGGGACGCCGTTTGAGGTTTCGAACATGCGATTACACTATCAATATTTGAAGTATAATACATTCGTTCAAATCAATTAA
- the ybaK gene encoding Cys-tRNA(Pro) deacylase, which translates to MSKKSKLKKTLVEKILDKNKISYQQHEFATHTEGDVAQMDVDHGGIEEHRIYKTLVLSGKATGPVVGVVPLDQHLNEKELARVSGNKKVNMVPLKDLEKTTGYEHGANTPIGIWEKFEYPIYIDASAEQQGTILVSSGKIGRSVELDANDLQTLVHAQFADIATDK; encoded by the coding sequence ATGTCGAAAAAATCCAAATTAAAAAAAACCCTCGTCGAAAAAATTCTCGATAAGAATAAAATTAGCTATCAACAACATGAATTTGCAACCCACACCGAGGGTGACGTTGCCCAAATGGACGTTGATCACGGTGGAATTGAAGAACATCGCATCTATAAAACCCTGGTCCTAAGTGGTAAGGCCACCGGTCCAGTCGTTGGCGTCGTACCATTAGATCAACACCTGAATGAAAAGGAACTCGCCCGTGTTTCCGGGAATAAAAAGGTTAACATGGTGCCATTAAAGGACCTCGAAAAAACAACCGGATACGAACACGGTGCTAATACCCCGATCGGTATCTGGGAAAAATTTGAATATCCCATCTACATTGACGCTTCAGCTGAACAACAGGGAACCATTTTAGTGTCATCCGGTAAAATTGGCCGCTCGGTCGAATTAGATGCGAACGATTTGCAAACGCTTGTCCATGCCCAATTTGCGGACATTGCTACTGATAAGTAA
- a CDS encoding HD domain-containing protein has translation METAFDQVGPYVKQQMQRDHTGHNFDHIERVVNNAQSILVNESRANALIVLTAAYMHDLIDDKLVDDPGKQTAIVKSKLQEWNYSGAHIDAILEIIEHMSFSKNLEHHYELSVEGQIVQDADRLDAIGAIGIARAFYYGGHFGERMYDPKIKPREELTVEQYRTPTTIVNHFYEKLLRIKNSLNTDTAREMARVRQKVMQDFLAEFKVEWGN, from the coding sequence ATGGAAACCGCATTTGATCAAGTCGGACCATACGTAAAGCAACAAATGCAACGTGATCACACTGGGCATAACTTTGACCATATTGAACGGGTCGTTAACAACGCCCAGTCAATTTTGGTAAATGAATCGAGGGCAAACGCTCTAATTGTCCTAACCGCAGCGTATATGCATGATTTAATTGATGATAAGTTAGTGGATGATCCAGGAAAACAAACTGCGATCGTGAAATCCAAACTCCAGGAATGGAATTATTCAGGTGCCCATATTGATGCGATTTTAGAAATTATCGAGCACATGTCATTTAGTAAGAATCTGGAACACCACTACGAACTATCGGTGGAGGGGCAAATCGTCCAGGATGCCGACCGCTTGGATGCAATTGGAGCAATTGGAATTGCAAGGGCGTTTTATTACGGTGGTCATTTCGGTGAACGGATGTATGATCCTAAAATTAAACCCCGCGAGGAGCTAACCGTTGAACAATACCGGACCCCGACGACCATTGTTAATCACTTCTATGAGAAACTGTTGCGAATTAAAAATAGCTTGAATACTGATACGGCACGTGAAATGGCCCGGGTACGCCAAAAGGTGATGCAGGATTTTCTAGCCGAATTTAAGGTCGAATGGGGTAATTAG
- a CDS encoding cation-translocating P-type ATPase yields the protein MNIDWHKVDADRGLSTDQVHKRVEADEINHSPKTLTKSVWEIIKINSFTLFNLINVVLAAFVIYTGSYKNLLFLVVAVVNTVIGSFQEIRSKRQIDKMTLLSRDKTTVIRDGQSIEIDPSQIVVGDVIELTRGSQVPVDGIVLTTSALEVDESQITGESDSISKQPGDEITSASSVVSGNAKMVAVKVGAQSFVNQISAAAKDDGDSNGKMLKMINKIIQILTFIIIPLGIILFTSKVLRGSDINNAILGTVASATGMIPEGLVLLSSMTLAVSAMKLARKRVLVRNLPVIETLARVDTICLDKTGTITSGELAFEQLVPLAGNSVDSLKQAVGAAVHSIGDDNETATALKAAMPNPGWHATEVHPFSSARKWSGATFANGSYMVGAPQFVVDQMTNEQAALVKQYAEQGNRVLAIAKADHFDGERAVGATMIGLILISDVIRPNAEQTLSFFASQDVDINVISGDDPVTVSSIAKRVKIKDADKYIDMSTVGANPDYGALTKQYTVFGRVTPNQKRGLIKGYQYDGHTVAMTGDGVNDMPALKQSDCGIVMASGSESAKSIANFVLIDSNFDSMIDVLKEGRRVINNIGSVASLYLIKTIYSTILTLLFIFATHDYPFLPIQLTPISTFMIGIPSFILAFEANYQRVTNQFTAKIVEIAVPAAFSIVFYVLAILFIAREWPMNYAQTSTLSVLATGVCCWIALILVSRPLNPFKSTVVAGTGLIFLFTFIVTGKFFSLVSIFAAPMIWVALLIVLTAYPLILGIQLLVNKFKRFNK from the coding sequence ATGAACATTGACTGGCATAAGGTCGATGCTGATCGCGGACTATCTACGGATCAAGTGCACAAACGAGTGGAAGCTGATGAAATTAATCATTCGCCCAAGACTTTAACCAAGAGTGTCTGGGAAATTATTAAGATTAATTCCTTTACGTTGTTTAACTTGATTAACGTGGTATTAGCCGCATTCGTTATTTATACTGGTAGCTATAAAAACTTATTGTTCCTAGTGGTAGCGGTAGTTAATACCGTGATTGGTTCGTTTCAAGAAATTAGGTCCAAACGACAAATTGATAAAATGACCCTATTATCCAGGGATAAAACGACTGTGATCCGGGATGGGCAGTCGATTGAAATTGACCCCAGCCAAATTGTGGTGGGGGATGTAATTGAATTGACCCGGGGGAGTCAGGTTCCAGTTGATGGAATTGTCCTTACCACAAGCGCCCTTGAGGTCGATGAATCCCAAATTACTGGTGAATCGGATTCGATTTCTAAACAACCCGGCGATGAAATTACCTCGGCCAGTTCTGTGGTCAGCGGCAACGCCAAGATGGTCGCCGTTAAGGTCGGCGCTCAATCATTTGTGAACCAAATCTCAGCAGCTGCTAAGGACGATGGCGACTCGAACGGCAAGATGTTAAAGATGATCAATAAGATCATTCAAATTTTGACATTCATTATTATTCCGTTGGGGATTATTTTATTCACTTCCAAGGTTTTACGGGGGAGTGACATCAATAACGCCATTTTGGGAACAGTTGCTTCTGCAACCGGGATGATTCCAGAAGGATTGGTCCTACTTTCATCAATGACGCTAGCCGTTTCAGCAATGAAGTTAGCACGGAAGCGGGTGTTAGTCCGTAATCTGCCGGTAATTGAAACGCTGGCGCGGGTCGATACGATTTGTTTAGATAAGACTGGAACGATTACCAGTGGGGAATTAGCATTTGAACAACTAGTTCCATTAGCTGGTAATTCCGTTGATAGTCTCAAACAAGCGGTGGGGGCTGCAGTGCATAGCATTGGCGATGATAATGAAACCGCCACCGCTTTAAAGGCGGCAATGCCAAATCCAGGTTGGCATGCCACAGAAGTGCATCCCTTTTCATCTGCTCGGAAGTGGAGTGGGGCTACTTTTGCTAACGGCAGTTACATGGTCGGTGCGCCACAGTTCGTTGTTGATCAGATGACGAATGAACAAGCGGCACTGGTTAAGCAATACGCTGAACAGGGCAACCGGGTCTTGGCAATTGCAAAGGCCGATCATTTTGACGGGGAACGAGCAGTTGGTGCGACCATGATTGGGTTGATTCTCATTTCTGATGTGATTAGACCCAACGCCGAACAAACGCTTAGCTTCTTTGCCTCCCAAGATGTGGACATTAACGTGATTTCAGGGGATGACCCGGTTACGGTATCCAGCATTGCAAAGCGGGTCAAAATAAAGGATGCCGATAAGTACATTGATATGTCCACCGTTGGTGCAAATCCTGATTATGGAGCCCTGACCAAGCAGTACACCGTCTTTGGTCGGGTAACGCCCAACCAAAAGCGGGGCTTAATTAAGGGATATCAATATGATGGCCATACCGTTGCAATGACTGGTGATGGGGTTAACGATATGCCCGCTTTGAAGCAGTCTGATTGTGGAATTGTGATGGCATCAGGAAGTGAAAGTGCTAAGAGTATTGCAAACTTCGTGTTGATTGATTCGAATTTCGACTCCATGATCGATGTCTTAAAGGAAGGTCGCCGGGTGATTAATAACATTGGGAGTGTGGCATCGCTTTACTTAATTAAGACGATTTACTCCACCATTTTGACGTTATTATTCATTTTTGCCACCCATGACTATCCCTTCTTACCGATTCAATTAACGCCAATTTCCACGTTCATGATTGGCATTCCGTCGTTTATTTTAGCATTTGAAGCCAATTACCAACGGGTGACGAACCAATTTACTGCTAAGATTGTTGAGATTGCCGTCCCCGCGGCATTCAGCATTGTCTTCTATGTTTTGGCCATTCTATTTATAGCGCGCGAATGGCCAATGAACTACGCCCAGACGTCAACGCTTAGCGTGTTAGCCACTGGGGTGTGTTGTTGGATTGCATTGATCTTAGTTTCCAGACCATTAAACCCATTCAAATCAACGGTGGTGGCTGGAACTGGATTGATTTTCTTATTCACGTTCATCGTTACCGGTAAGTTTTTCTCACTGGTTTCTATTTTCGCCGCACCAATGATATGGGTAGCGCTATTGATTGTGTTAACCGCATATCCGTTGATATTGGGGATCCAGCTGTTAGTTAATAAATTTAAACGGTTTAATAAATAA
- a CDS encoding aldo/keto reductase yields MPNSIMDTFKLSDGNEIPMEGFGTYKINEQSEMDAAIKMAYEVGYRLFDTAQFYGNEAVLGQAIKNNGIARGDIFITTKIPEPKQGYDSTLKAVDESLQRLQTDYLDLVLVHWPIHSEFFNTWRALEDAKAAGKIKSIGVSNYHRTHLEFLKTQAREMPVVNQIEDHPYLSQPTMVDFNKQAGILTQAWSPLGRGAVLKDPVIAKIGAAHNKSVAQVILRWHLQRGVSIIPKSGKPERVKQNADIYDFTLSDEEMNMINDLNKNQRTGDDPELVYELEHQYH; encoded by the coding sequence ATGCCAAATTCAATTATGGATACTTTTAAGTTAAGTGACGGGAACGAAATTCCAATGGAGGGATTTGGAACCTATAAAATTAACGAACAATCAGAAATGGATGCCGCCATTAAAATGGCCTATGAAGTCGGTTACCGGTTATTCGATACCGCTCAATTTTATGGCAACGAGGCAGTATTAGGCCAAGCGATTAAGAATAATGGCATTGCCCGGGGTGATATCTTTATCACCACTAAGATTCCGGAACCTAAGCAGGGGTATGACTCCACATTGAAGGCCGTTGATGAATCACTTCAGCGCCTCCAAACTGATTATTTAGACCTAGTCTTAGTTCACTGGCCAATTCATTCTGAATTTTTTAACACCTGGCGTGCATTAGAAGACGCTAAGGCTGCTGGTAAGATTAAGTCAATCGGAGTCAGCAACTACCACCGGACCCACTTGGAATTTCTTAAGACGCAAGCGCGCGAAATGCCAGTCGTAAACCAAATTGAAGACCACCCATACTTGAGTCAACCTACAATGGTTGATTTTAACAAGCAAGCTGGCATTTTGACCCAAGCCTGGAGTCCGCTCGGCCGTGGCGCCGTCCTCAAGGATCCCGTAATCGCAAAGATTGGTGCAGCTCATAATAAATCAGTTGCACAAGTTATCTTAAGATGGCATTTACAACGTGGCGTTTCCATTATTCCGAAGTCCGGAAAACCGGAACGGGTTAAGCAAAATGCCGATATTTACGACTTCACCCTATCAGATGAAGAAATGAACATGATCAATGATTTGAATAAGAACCAACGAACTGGTGACGATCCAGAATTGGTTTACGAATTGGAACACCAATACCACTAA
- a CDS encoding CPBP family intramembrane glutamic endopeptidase gives MKKSLSSIIGFSIVQTILILVIAILCIILIPNEFMSVATRYIVLIGIAMILNHFWLKQQVPVFSSGIAVKDLLAPYTFELILILFICYGFEYNYNEGQLINAICFSIGPGIYEEYVFRGLILKALINRFRNANYWGIISAVIISSILFGGMHLINIIGQPVLATILQVITAIIIGIFLAAICIRTKSIIPGMIIHIVSNFVQSSLISSSNWFEILYYGLVIVLSVILLRPAKIKALFKLSTNI, from the coding sequence TTGAAAAAATCACTATCTAGTATAATTGGATTTAGCATTGTTCAAACGATTTTAATATTGGTAATTGCCATTTTATGTATTATCTTGATTCCCAATGAATTTATGTCTGTTGCGACTAGGTATATCGTGTTAATTGGAATAGCTATGATTTTAAATCATTTTTGGTTAAAACAGCAGGTTCCGGTGTTCTCCAGCGGAATTGCTGTCAAAGATTTGTTAGCACCATACACATTTGAATTAATTCTAATCTTATTTATTTGCTATGGATTCGAGTACAATTACAATGAAGGTCAATTAATTAACGCCATCTGCTTTTCGATTGGGCCTGGAATTTATGAGGAATATGTTTTTAGAGGCTTGATTTTAAAGGCGCTGATTAACCGATTCAGAAATGCTAATTATTGGGGAATCATTAGTGCAGTCATTATAAGCAGTATTTTATTTGGTGGCATGCATTTAATAAATATAATTGGCCAACCAGTATTGGCAACGATTTTACAAGTAATAACCGCTATCATCATCGGAATATTCTTAGCGGCTATCTGCATTAGAACAAAATCGATCATTCCTGGAATGATTATTCATATTGTTTCTAACTTTGTTCAAAGTTCTTTGATCTCATCCAGTAACTGGTTTGAAATACTTTATTATGGACTAGTTATTGTTCTATCAGTTATTTTGTTGAGGCCTGCGAAAATTAAGGCGCTATTCAAGCTTTCAACCAATATTTAG
- a CDS encoding SWEET family sugar transporter: MKVDNYVPDDKRKKVSEKRVKRLKNLSKVAIVTCSLMYIFYFPQIIANFHGQPGSPLQYAIATINASLWVYYGWAKTYRDWPLIISNIPGVIFGLVTFITIYIH, from the coding sequence TTGAAAGTAGATAATTATGTCCCAGATGATAAGCGTAAAAAGGTATCTGAGAAAAGGGTAAAGCGGTTAAAGAATTTAAGTAAGGTGGCCATCGTTACCTGTTCGCTGATGTACATCTTTTACTTCCCACAAATTATTGCTAATTTTCACGGACAGCCGGGTTCACCACTGCAATACGCCATTGCGACGATTAATGCATCGCTTTGGGTATACTATGGTTGGGCAAAGACTTACCGTGATTGGCCGTTGATTATTTCTAATATTCCGGGGGTTATCTTTGGATTAGTAACCTTCATTACAATTTATATTCATTAA
- a CDS encoding ammonium transporter has protein sequence MSLGSTVFVLISAILVLLMTPGLAFFYGGLVSKKNVVNTMFLVFIMTGMVALMWVIFGYGFSFVGNGAFIGDFKHFFLSGIDLNSLQPSKIPTGVYMLFQMMFAIITPGLFIGAIVGRTKLKFILLFIFVWSIVVYYPMVHMVWSSTGFLAKMGTLDFAGGTVIHINAGVTAFVLAKLIGKRLNYGKPFQAYSVPLVLIGTTLLWIGWYGFNAGSALAMNDVAMQAAVTTTVATGASMMTWFFLDVIFNKQASLMGVCTGTLCGLVGITPATGFVTVAGSFWIGIIATIASFAFINYVKPRIGLDDTLDAFGCHGISGMVGSIATGLFASKLANPSIADNGLFYGGGFHQVGVQLIATCFTIVFVAIAAYVIAKVIGLITPMRATKEEEIKGMDLVDHGEMADDSVHTE, from the coding sequence ATGAGTTTAGGAAGTACAGTCTTTGTTTTAATTTCTGCAATACTAGTGTTATTGATGACCCCCGGGTTAGCATTTTTCTACGGTGGATTAGTTTCCAAGAAAAACGTAGTTAATACGATGTTCTTAGTGTTCATCATGACCGGAATGGTTGCCTTAATGTGGGTCATCTTTGGTTATGGGTTCTCATTCGTTGGGAACGGAGCATTTATCGGGGATTTTAAGCACTTCTTCTTGAGTGGGATTGACTTGAACTCACTTCAACCCAGCAAGATTCCAACGGGGGTATACATGTTATTCCAGATGATGTTTGCGATCATCACGCCCGGATTATTTATTGGTGCGATTGTTGGAAGAACTAAATTAAAGTTCATCTTGCTATTTATTTTTGTTTGGTCGATCGTTGTTTACTACCCAATGGTACATATGGTTTGGAGTTCAACTGGATTCCTAGCTAAAATGGGCACCCTTGACTTTGCCGGTGGAACCGTTATTCATATTAATGCTGGGGTAACGGCCTTCGTGCTAGCGAAGTTAATCGGGAAACGGCTTAACTACGGTAAGCCATTCCAAGCATACAGCGTTCCATTGGTATTAATTGGAACGACGTTACTTTGGATTGGTTGGTACGGCTTTAACGCCGGTTCAGCGTTGGCAATGAATGATGTAGCAATGCAGGCTGCCGTTACAACAACTGTTGCGACTGGGGCTTCAATGATGACCTGGTTCTTCTTGGATGTCATTTTTAACAAGCAGGCTAGTCTAATGGGTGTTTGTACCGGAACACTGTGTGGATTGGTGGGCATTACCCCTGCGACTGGGTTCGTGACCGTTGCTGGTTCATTTTGGATCGGGATTATTGCAACGATTGCGAGTTTCGCATTTATCAACTACGTGAAGCCACGGATTGGTTTGGATGATACCTTGGATGCATTTGGTTGTCACGGAATTAGTGGAATGGTCGGGAGTATTGCCACCGGACTATTTGCAAGTAAGTTAGCAAACCCATCAATTGCTGATAACGGATTGTTCTATGGTGGTGGCTTCCACCAAGTCGGGGTGCAACTGATCGCCACTTGCTTTACGATCGTCTTCGTTGCAATTGCAGCCTATGTAATTGCGAAGGTCATTGGTTTGATTACACCAATGAGAGCGACTAAGGAAGAAGAAATCAAGGGGATGGACCTCGTTGACCATGGGGAAATGGCTGATGATTCCGTTCATACTGAATAG